In Nocardioides conyzicola, one genomic interval encodes:
- a CDS encoding aspartate-semialdehyde dehydrogenase: protein MGINLGIVGATGQVGVAMRQILEERGFAVDQIRFFASARSAGKVLSFNGPNGLQRVVVEDAETADPTGLDIALFSAGATTSRALVPKFVDAGVIVVDNSSAFRKDPSIPLVVSEVNPEAMAGVIAAGRGIIANPNCTTMAAMPVLKPLHDEAGLVRLIASTYQAVSGSGVAGVEELASQVAAAGDKATELAYDGAAVTFPDSVKYERTIAYNVVPLAGSIVDDGLDETDEEQKLRNESRKILGLPDLPVSGICVRVPVFTGHSLAINAEFARPLTPQRARELLSGAPGVELSDIPNPLQAAGQDPSYVGRIRQDEGVPGERGLALFVSNDNLRKGAALNTVQIAELIAAAR, encoded by the coding sequence ATGGGCATCAACCTCGGCATCGTCGGCGCCACCGGCCAGGTCGGCGTCGCCATGCGCCAGATCCTCGAGGAGCGCGGCTTCGCGGTCGACCAGATCCGCTTCTTCGCCTCCGCCCGCTCGGCCGGCAAGGTGCTGTCCTTCAACGGCCCCAACGGTCTGCAGCGTGTGGTCGTCGAGGACGCCGAGACCGCGGATCCGACCGGTCTCGACATCGCGCTCTTCTCGGCTGGTGCGACCACGTCGCGCGCGCTGGTCCCGAAGTTCGTCGACGCCGGTGTGATCGTCGTCGACAACTCCAGTGCGTTCCGCAAGGACCCCTCGATCCCACTGGTCGTCTCGGAGGTCAACCCGGAGGCGATGGCCGGTGTGATCGCCGCCGGTCGCGGCATCATCGCCAACCCCAACTGCACGACGATGGCCGCCATGCCGGTCCTCAAGCCGCTGCACGACGAGGCCGGGCTGGTCCGGTTGATCGCCTCGACCTACCAGGCCGTCTCCGGCTCCGGCGTCGCCGGTGTCGAGGAGCTGGCCAGCCAGGTCGCCGCGGCCGGCGACAAGGCCACCGAGCTCGCGTACGACGGCGCCGCGGTCACCTTCCCGGACTCGGTGAAGTACGAGCGGACCATCGCCTACAACGTCGTCCCCCTCGCCGGCTCGATCGTCGACGACGGCCTCGACGAGACCGACGAGGAGCAGAAGCTCCGCAACGAGTCGCGCAAGATCCTCGGTCTCCCGGACCTGCCGGTCTCCGGCATCTGTGTGCGGGTGCCGGTCTTCACCGGCCACTCGCTGGCGATCAACGCCGAGTTCGCGCGGCCGCTGACCCCTCAGCGTGCCCGCGAGCTGCTGTCCGGGGCTCCGGGCGTCGAGCTCTCCGACATCCCCAACCCGCTGCAGGCCGCGGGCCAGGACCCGTCGTACGTCGGGCGGATCCGGCAGGACGAGGGTGTCCCCGGCGAGCGGGGGCTGGCGCTGTTCGTCTCGAACGACAACCTGCGCAAGGGCGCCGCGCTCAACACGGTGCAGATCGCGGAGCTGATCGCGGCCGCGCGCTAG
- a CDS encoding aspartate kinase: MGIVVQKYGGSSVADATGIKRVAQRIVNTRRAGNDVVVVVSAMGDFTDELRDLAEQVTPLPPPRELDMLLTAGERISMALVAMAIAQLGHKAQSFTGSQAGVITDSKHGKAKIIDITPGRIEAAIQDGAIAIVAGFQGVSQDTKDVTTLGRGASDTTAVALAAALGAEVCEIYSDVDGVFTADPRIVPAARKLDQISTEEMLEMAASGAKILHLRCVEYARRYDMPIHVRSSFSQKEGTWVIPDSQAGAMNMEQAIISGVAHDRSEAKITVVGVPDKVGEAARIFEALAATEVNIDMVVQNVSAAATGLTDISFTLPRADGQSAMGALARIQDEVGYDKLLYDDQIGKVSLIGAGMRSHPGITARFFAALASAGVNIEMISTSEIRISVIVAESQIDEAVRSTHTAFDLDAAEVEAVVYGGTGR, encoded by the coding sequence GTGGGCATTGTCGTGCAGAAGTACGGCGGATCGTCGGTCGCTGACGCGACCGGTATCAAGCGCGTCGCGCAACGCATCGTCAACACCCGCCGGGCGGGCAACGACGTGGTCGTCGTCGTGTCGGCCATGGGCGACTTCACCGACGAGCTGCGCGACCTCGCCGAGCAGGTGACGCCGCTGCCGCCCCCGCGCGAGCTCGACATGCTGCTCACCGCCGGCGAGCGCATCTCGATGGCGCTGGTCGCGATGGCGATCGCCCAGCTCGGCCACAAGGCGCAGTCGTTCACCGGCTCGCAGGCCGGCGTGATCACCGACTCCAAGCACGGCAAGGCGAAGATCATCGACATCACGCCGGGTCGGATCGAGGCGGCGATCCAGGACGGCGCGATCGCGATCGTCGCCGGCTTCCAGGGTGTCTCGCAGGACACCAAGGACGTCACCACCCTGGGTCGCGGCGCCTCCGACACCACCGCCGTCGCCCTGGCTGCGGCGCTGGGCGCCGAGGTCTGCGAGATCTACAGCGACGTCGACGGCGTCTTCACCGCCGACCCGCGGATCGTCCCGGCCGCCCGCAAGCTCGACCAGATCTCCACCGAGGAGATGCTCGAGATGGCGGCCTCCGGGGCCAAGATCCTCCACCTGCGGTGCGTCGAGTACGCCCGCCGCTACGACATGCCGATCCACGTGCGCTCCTCCTTCTCCCAGAAGGAAGGCACCTGGGTCATTCCGGACAGCCAGGCAGGAGCCATGAACATGGAGCAGGCGATTATCTCCGGTGTCGCACACGACCGGAGCGAGGCCAAGATCACCGTGGTCGGCGTCCCCGACAAGGTCGGCGAGGCCGCCCGGATCTTCGAGGCCCTCGCGGCCACCGAGGTCAACATCGACATGGTCGTGCAGAACGTCTCCGCGGCCGCGACCGGCCTCACCGACATCTCCTTCACGCTGCCGCGCGCCGACGGCCAGTCCGCGATGGGCGCCCTGGCGCGGATCCAGGACGAGGTCGGCTACGACAAGCTGCTGTACGACGACCAGATCGGCAAGGTCTCGCTGATCGGTGCCGGCATGCGCTCGCACCCCGGCATCACCGCCCGGTTCTTCGCGGCGCTCGCCTCCGCCGGCGTCAACATCGAGATGATCTCCACCTCCGAGATCCGGATCTCCGTGATCGTCGCCGAGTCGCAGATCGACGAGGCCGTCCGGTCGACCCACACGGCGTTCGACCTGGACGCCGCCGAGGTCGAGGCGGTCGTGTACGGCGGGACCGGTAGGTAG
- a CDS encoding DUF5063 domain-containing protein yields the protein MTETRQTTPVVDAATAEFAGQIADQIESFLIALRAIAREADGGRGISLLLLEISQVSLAGARLGAQQDFTPIAEYQPDVGPEADLDEMRLALADLLGGLDTYAFVFDPYVPEVVESQLSDDLTSIATDLENGLRHYRLGNVYEALWWWQFSYVASWGNLAGAALNALLSVVAHDRLDADAPVEEEELLAVADEILDSADPESR from the coding sequence ATGACTGAGACCCGACAGACCACCCCCGTGGTCGACGCAGCGACGGCGGAGTTCGCCGGGCAGATCGCCGATCAGATCGAGAGCTTCCTGATCGCGCTGCGCGCGATCGCGCGGGAGGCCGACGGTGGTCGCGGCATCTCGCTGCTGCTGCTCGAGATCAGCCAGGTGTCGCTCGCCGGCGCCCGGCTCGGTGCCCAGCAGGACTTCACCCCGATCGCGGAGTACCAGCCCGACGTCGGCCCCGAGGCCGACCTCGACGAGATGCGGCTGGCGCTGGCCGACCTGCTCGGCGGTCTGGACACCTACGCGTTCGTGTTCGACCCGTACGTGCCCGAGGTGGTCGAGAGCCAGCTCTCCGACGACCTGACGAGCATCGCGACCGACCTCGAGAACGGGCTGCGCCACTACCGGCTCGGCAACGTCTACGAGGCGCTGTGGTGGTGGCAGTTCTCGTACGTCGCCTCCTGGGGCAACCTCGCCGGCGCCGCCCTCAACGCGCTGCTCTCCGTGGTTGCCCACGACCGTCTCGACGCGGACGCCCCGGTCGAGGAGGAGGAGCTGCTCGCGGTCGCCGATGAGATACTCGATTCGGCGGATCCTGAGTCTCGGTAG
- the recR gene encoding recombination mediator RecR, with protein MYEGVVQDLIDELGRLPGVGPKSAQRIAFHLLQADPTDVRRLADVLIEVKAKVKFCSICFNVSEDDQCRICRDPRRDPTVLCVVEEYKDVVAIERTREFRGRYHVLGGAISPIDGIGPDQLRIRELMVRLSDGTITETILATDPNLEGEATATYLTRMLKPIGLRVTRLASGLPVGGDLEYADEVTLGRAFVGRRSADD; from the coding sequence TTGTACGAAGGCGTTGTCCAAGACCTGATCGACGAGCTCGGTCGGCTTCCGGGCGTCGGTCCCAAGAGCGCGCAGCGGATCGCGTTCCACCTGCTGCAGGCCGACCCGACCGACGTACGCCGTCTCGCCGACGTGCTGATCGAGGTCAAGGCGAAGGTCAAGTTCTGCAGCATCTGCTTCAACGTCTCCGAGGACGACCAGTGCCGCATCTGCCGCGACCCTCGGCGCGACCCGACGGTGCTGTGCGTCGTGGAGGAGTACAAGGACGTGGTCGCGATCGAGCGCACCCGTGAGTTCCGGGGCCGCTACCACGTGCTCGGCGGTGCGATCTCGCCGATCGACGGCATCGGGCCCGACCAGCTGCGCATCCGCGAGCTCATGGTCCGGCTGTCCGACGGCACCATCACCGAGACGATCCTCGCGACCGACCCCAACCTGGAGGGTGAGGCGACCGCGACGTATCTCACCCGCATGCTCAAGCCGATCGGCTTGCGTGTGACGCGATTGGCGAGTGGACTGCCGGTAGGCGGCGACCTCGAGTATGCCGACGAAGTGACGCTCGGCCGAGCGTTCGTAGGAAGGCGATCCGCAGATGACTGA
- a CDS encoding YbaB/EbfC family nucleoid-associated protein has protein sequence MSQSPFDALGGGGFDMNALLQQAQQMQEQLASAQAQLADTVVDGTVAGGAVTVQVNGVGELVGVEIKAGGFDGSSVDDLSDLGDMIVAAYRDAKAQADALAGEALGPLAGGGLPEGGPLGQLGF, from the coding sequence ATGAGCCAGAGTCCCTTCGACGCCCTCGGCGGCGGTGGTTTCGACATGAACGCGCTGCTCCAGCAGGCCCAGCAGATGCAGGAGCAGCTCGCCAGCGCCCAGGCGCAGCTGGCCGACACGGTCGTCGACGGCACCGTCGCCGGCGGCGCCGTGACCGTCCAGGTCAACGGCGTCGGCGAGCTGGTCGGCGTCGAGATCAAGGCGGGGGGCTTCGACGGCAGCAGCGTCGACGACCTCTCCGACCTCGGCGACATGATCGTCGCCGCCTACCGGGACGCCAAGGCGCAGGCCGACGCGCTCGCCGGCGAGGCCCTCGGTCCGCTCGCCGGAGGTGGACTGCCCGAGGGCGGCCCCCTCGGGCAGCTCGGCTTCTAG
- a CDS encoding DNA polymerase III subunit gamma and tau: protein MESPLALYRRYRPETFEEVIGQDHVTEPLRAALAHNRVNHAYLFSGPRGCGKTTSARILARALNCEQAPIADPCGECDSCKDLARGGPGSIDVIEIDAASHGGVDDARDLREKAFFAPVRSRYKVYIIDEAHMVTTQGFNALLKLVEEPPPHLRFIFATTEPDKVLPTIRSRTHHYPFRLIPPRLLSSYLSELCAKEGVTIDQAALPLVVRAGAGSARDSLSVLDQLLGGAGPAGVTYELASGLLGYTPDTLLDDVVEAFAGGDGAAVFGVVDKVIETGQDPRRFTEDLLRRLRDLVIVAAVPDAPATGLIDCSEDQGQRLVAQAARFGPAELSRAADIVASGLTEMRGATAPRLLLELLCARVLLPGSDDNVNGVLARLDRLEKRMSISGGAPTPTVAAPAPPAQDRPAPPADRPAAPDPAAARPQQSIPDPSPAPEPTPEPDPSPIPEPTPEPAPAPVPKPSPTPEPTPAPVAAGGSLTLVDVRRLWPDIVDATKGMRRLAWMHLTQNCQVVAVDGDTLTLGFANAGARDSFVSGGCDDVLRQAAVDVVGASWKIDTIVDPSAQAEGTPTVTKPATAPAAPVEPAAPQASAPWDPPAATPGPEATAAASAAAREAIQQTRSADEPPEQRGPDWATADADAHPDDLDAEHQGVSTAELLQRELGASMIEEIPHQ from the coding sequence GTGGAGTCACCCCTCGCGCTGTACCGCCGCTACCGGCCGGAGACCTTCGAGGAGGTCATCGGCCAGGACCACGTCACCGAGCCGCTGCGCGCCGCACTCGCCCACAACCGGGTCAACCACGCCTACCTCTTCTCCGGGCCGCGCGGCTGCGGCAAGACGACCAGCGCCCGGATCCTGGCCCGGGCGCTCAACTGCGAGCAGGCGCCGATCGCCGACCCGTGCGGTGAGTGCGACAGCTGCAAGGACCTGGCCCGCGGCGGCCCGGGATCCATCGACGTCATCGAGATCGACGCCGCCTCGCACGGTGGTGTCGACGACGCCCGCGACCTGCGCGAGAAGGCGTTCTTCGCGCCGGTGCGCAGCCGCTACAAGGTCTACATCATCGACGAGGCCCACATGGTCACGACGCAGGGCTTCAACGCCCTGCTCAAGCTCGTCGAGGAGCCGCCTCCGCACCTGCGCTTCATCTTCGCCACGACCGAGCCCGACAAGGTGCTGCCGACCATCCGGTCGCGGACCCACCACTACCCGTTCCGGCTGATCCCCCCGCGGCTGCTCTCGTCGTACCTCTCCGAGCTCTGCGCCAAGGAGGGCGTGACGATCGACCAGGCCGCGCTGCCGCTGGTCGTGCGCGCGGGCGCCGGCTCGGCCCGCGACTCCCTGTCCGTCCTCGACCAGCTGCTGGGCGGCGCGGGGCCTGCGGGCGTGACCTACGAGCTCGCGTCGGGGCTGCTCGGCTACACCCCGGACACGCTGCTCGACGACGTCGTCGAGGCCTTCGCCGGCGGTGACGGTGCCGCCGTCTTCGGGGTGGTCGACAAGGTGATCGAGACCGGCCAAGACCCGCGCCGGTTCACCGAGGACCTGCTGCGCCGACTGCGCGACCTGGTGATCGTCGCCGCCGTGCCGGACGCCCCGGCGACCGGGCTCATCGACTGCTCCGAGGACCAGGGCCAGCGGCTCGTCGCCCAGGCCGCCCGGTTCGGACCCGCCGAGCTGAGCCGGGCCGCCGACATCGTCGCCTCGGGCCTGACCGAGATGCGCGGCGCGACCGCGCCGCGGCTGCTGCTCGAGCTGCTCTGTGCCCGCGTGCTGCTGCCCGGCTCGGACGACAACGTCAACGGCGTCCTGGCCCGGCTCGACCGGCTCGAGAAGCGGATGTCGATCAGCGGTGGTGCGCCCACGCCGACCGTTGCCGCCCCGGCCCCGCCCGCCCAGGACCGGCCGGCGCCGCCCGCCGACCGCCCCGCCGCACCCGACCCGGCCGCGGCGCGTCCGCAGCAGTCGATCCCGGACCCGTCGCCCGCGCCCGAGCCCACGCCCGAGCCGGACCCCTCGCCCATCCCGGAGCCGACGCCCGAGCCGGCGCCGGCTCCGGTGCCCAAGCCGTCCCCCACCCCCGAGCCGACCCCGGCACCCGTCGCCGCGGGCGGTTCGCTCACGCTGGTCGACGTACGCCGGCTGTGGCCCGACATCGTGGACGCGACCAAGGGCATGCGCCGGCTCGCGTGGATGCACCTCACCCAGAACTGCCAGGTCGTCGCGGTCGACGGCGACACGCTGACCCTGGGCTTCGCCAACGCGGGCGCCCGCGACTCCTTCGTGAGCGGTGGCTGCGACGACGTGCTCCGCCAGGCCGCGGTCGACGTGGTCGGCGCGAGCTGGAAGATCGACACGATCGTCGACCCCAGCGCCCAGGCGGAGGGCACGCCGACCGTGACCAAGCCCGCGACCGCGCCGGCCGCACCGGTGGAGCCGGCGGCACCGCAGGCGTCGGCACCGTGGGACCCGCCGGCTGCAACACCGGGGCCCGAGGCGACGGCGGCGGCCAGCGCCGCCGCGCGAGAGGCGATCCAGCAGACTCGGTCGGCCGACGAGCCGCCCGAGCAGCGCGGCCCGGACTGGGCGACGGCCGACGCCGACGCCCACCCCGACGACCTCGACGCCGAGCACCAGGGCGTCAGCACCGCCGAGCTGCTCCAACGGGAGCTCGGCGCCTCGATGATCGAGGAGATCCCCCACCAGTGA
- a CDS encoding organic hydroperoxide resistance protein, protein MEPLYTASAVATGAGRNGHVQSTDGHIDADVRIPKEMGGAGGATNPEQLFAAGYAACFHSALQLVAGQAKADVTDSEVVADVSIGMNDAGGFGLAVQLEISLPAVERAQAEELVEKAHQVCPYSNATRGNVEVTLTVA, encoded by the coding sequence ATGGAACCCCTCTACACCGCCAGCGCTGTTGCGACCGGCGCGGGCCGCAACGGCCACGTCCAGTCCACCGACGGCCACATCGACGCCGACGTCCGCATCCCGAAGGAGATGGGCGGAGCGGGGGGCGCCACCAACCCGGAGCAGCTCTTCGCCGCCGGCTACGCGGCCTGCTTCCACTCGGCCCTGCAGCTGGTCGCCGGACAGGCCAAGGCCGACGTGACCGACTCCGAGGTCGTGGCCGACGTCTCGATCGGCATGAACGACGCCGGCGGGTTCGGCCTCGCGGTCCAGCTCGAGATCAGCCTGCCCGCCGTCGAGCGGGCCCAGGCCGAGGAGCTCGTCGAGAAGGCCCACCAGGTGTGTCCGTACTCCAACGCCACGCGCGGCAACGTCGAGGTGACGCTCACCGTCGCCTGA
- a CDS encoding SDR family NAD(P)-dependent oxidoreductase, producing MDLDLTGRTVVVTGASRGIGLAVTRAFVAEGARVVAGARSTTPELAALADGGEVTIVEVDLSTPDGPAQLVAAAGPRVDVLVNNVGSAHPRPDGFLEITDEMWHATLELDLMASVRAIRAVVPVMQAYGAGAIVNIGSVNARLPDPLVLDYSAAKAAAGSMAKSLSKELGPHGIRVNSVDPGPVATDLWLGKGGVADVVGGAHGASPEDVAAGAAASMVTGRFTRPEEVADLVLVLASPRFGNVTGSNVVIDGGLITTL from the coding sequence ATGGATCTCGACCTCACCGGCCGCACCGTCGTCGTCACCGGAGCCAGCCGCGGCATCGGGCTCGCCGTCACCCGGGCCTTCGTCGCCGAGGGCGCCCGAGTGGTGGCGGGCGCGAGGTCGACGACCCCGGAGCTCGCGGCGCTCGCCGACGGCGGCGAGGTGACGATCGTCGAGGTCGACCTGTCCACGCCCGACGGGCCCGCGCAGCTCGTCGCCGCAGCCGGACCGCGCGTCGACGTGCTGGTCAACAACGTCGGCAGCGCGCACCCCCGCCCCGACGGCTTCCTCGAGATCACCGACGAGATGTGGCACGCCACGTTGGAGCTCGACCTGATGGCGAGCGTGCGGGCGATCCGTGCCGTCGTCCCCGTCATGCAGGCGTACGGCGCGGGCGCGATCGTCAACATCGGCTCGGTCAACGCCCGGCTGCCCGACCCGCTGGTCCTCGACTACTCGGCCGCCAAGGCCGCCGCCGGAAGCATGGCGAAGTCGCTGTCCAAGGAGCTCGGCCCGCACGGCATCCGGGTCAACAGCGTGGATCCGGGCCCGGTGGCCACCGACCTGTGGCTCGGCAAGGGTGGCGTGGCCGACGTGGTCGGCGGGGCGCACGGCGCCTCGCCCGAGGACGTCGCCGCCGGCGCGGCCGCGTCGATGGTGACCGGTCGCTTCACCCGGCCCGAGGAGGTCGCCGACCTGGTCCTGGTGCTCGCCAGCCCGCGCTTCGGCAACGTCACCGGGTCGAACGTCGTCATCGACGGCGGCCTGATCACGACCCTCTGA
- a CDS encoding S8/S53 family peptidase → MRLRTALVGTTALGAVGLGLVVPTAPAYAADNACLAVEQTTPGTDTSRPSAPLAMLGVEAAQQHVARFGSSSGTPVRVAVVSSGVRFGDAGVIPLWSLKDLSGVGGDIVDPQGTEIAGLVSGVPRKDGQPVGVAPAAQIIDARVFVDSDSNEARERPAPATLAAGLNWVADEARPLNIKVAVVPFVVPDSQELRRAVKRLQDAGTVVVAASGDRPGEGAAFAADFKSPAAKDEDAGPLFFPAGYPGVVAVNATGTGDPAGALASVVKNSRTAVAAPTYDAVSYGLNEHTCLVQPTSTAAAAGIVAGVVALLWQRYPKERAAQIAARLINTADGTTDDPTPLTGYGIVQPYEALTRPLAPSRSGKVERTVEQSRPQTQAAAPEPADDLLASTREHAVWWGLIGGGLLVVVLMLRPVLARRRRA, encoded by the coding sequence ATGCGGCTGAGGACGGCGCTCGTGGGCACGACGGCGCTCGGTGCGGTCGGCCTCGGTCTGGTCGTGCCCACCGCTCCGGCGTACGCCGCCGACAACGCCTGCCTCGCGGTGGAGCAGACGACCCCGGGCACCGACACCTCCCGCCCCAGCGCGCCGCTGGCCATGCTCGGGGTCGAGGCCGCTCAGCAACATGTCGCCCGGTTCGGCAGCTCCAGCGGGACGCCCGTGCGGGTGGCCGTGGTGAGCTCGGGCGTGCGTTTCGGGGACGCCGGCGTGATCCCGCTCTGGTCGTTGAAGGACCTGTCCGGTGTGGGGGGCGACATCGTCGACCCGCAAGGGACCGAGATCGCCGGACTGGTCTCCGGGGTCCCCCGCAAGGACGGCCAACCGGTCGGCGTCGCGCCGGCCGCGCAGATCATCGACGCCCGGGTGTTCGTCGACAGCGACTCCAACGAGGCGCGCGAGCGACCGGCGCCGGCGACCCTGGCTGCGGGCCTGAACTGGGTCGCCGACGAGGCTCGCCCGCTCAACATCAAGGTTGCCGTGGTCCCGTTCGTCGTGCCTGACAGCCAAGAGCTGCGCCGAGCGGTCAAGCGGCTCCAGGATGCGGGCACGGTCGTGGTGGCAGCGAGCGGTGACCGGCCCGGCGAGGGCGCGGCCTTCGCCGCGGACTTCAAGAGTCCGGCCGCCAAGGACGAGGACGCAGGCCCCCTCTTCTTCCCGGCCGGCTACCCCGGAGTGGTGGCGGTCAACGCGACCGGCACCGGCGACCCGGCCGGCGCACTCGCCAGCGTGGTCAAGAACTCGCGCACGGCGGTCGCTGCCCCGACGTACGACGCGGTGTCCTACGGCCTCAACGAGCACACCTGCCTGGTCCAGCCGACCTCGACGGCCGCGGCCGCCGGCATCGTGGCCGGCGTGGTCGCCCTGCTGTGGCAGCGCTATCCCAAGGAACGAGCGGCACAGATCGCTGCCCGGCTGATCAACACGGCGGACGGCACGACCGACGACCCGACGCCGCTGACCGGGTACGGCATCGTCCAGCCCTACGAGGCGCTCACCCGGCCGCTGGCGCCGTCCCGATCGGGCAAGGTGGAGCGCACGGTCGAGCAGAGCCGGCCCCAGACGCAGGCAGCGGCACCCGAGCCCGCCGACGACCTGCTCGCCAGTACGCGTGAGCACGCGGTCTGGTGGGGGCTGATCGGCGGCGGCCTGCTGGTGGTCGTGCTGATGCTGCGCCCCGTGCTCGCCCGGCGGAGAAGGGCCTGA
- a CDS encoding type VII secretion protein EccB: MATKKDLVEAYSFSRRRLVTAFVSGAPGGREVEPARPGRTIIGGLALAVLLGAGAAITGVFSPTAPSDWKKEGLIISKDTGSAYVIVKASSDPELRPVLNSTSAKLILGSDAKPTLMSQDVIDDQRIGDDIGIFGAPVNVPTSSLLIGSGWTACTAANAGVKLSISTAPDVSAVPKTGITVSNGNDLYVVLPTAGTGRPGAPDPGAYVYPVPAQGSYGDQTDNLLSAIHVQTTGDAIPVSRDWISLFPTGAPLDWSSFGIKDFGKKPTYANSDDTGLLADKSVGDLLVAGDQQLLLTDTGPRQLSDFAALVYRNVVAPSNAVVTPIDVDAPPRVSREADRDQDAHWPDEPPDFSIDEPCAQLTSEHGSAPIVQLTAPGPESGAADVPEGKKEPVVAPGRGAYVLSGGWADTDHGSPFVIDSKGRANPIVGDDAPEFLGYGSYPVAVVPDTWVKLFGCGVNLSRDAALSPPGDVESSRCG; the protein is encoded by the coding sequence GTGGCAACCAAGAAGGACCTGGTCGAGGCCTACTCGTTCAGTCGCCGCCGGTTGGTGACGGCGTTCGTCTCCGGCGCCCCCGGTGGCCGTGAGGTCGAGCCGGCGCGCCCCGGTCGCACGATCATCGGCGGTCTCGCCCTCGCCGTGCTCCTCGGGGCCGGCGCCGCGATCACCGGTGTCTTCTCGCCGACCGCGCCGAGCGACTGGAAGAAGGAAGGGCTGATCATCTCGAAGGACACGGGCTCGGCGTACGTCATCGTGAAGGCGAGCAGCGACCCGGAGCTGCGGCCGGTCCTCAACTCGACGAGCGCCAAGCTGATCCTCGGCTCCGACGCCAAGCCGACGCTGATGTCGCAGGACGTCATCGACGACCAGCGCATCGGTGACGACATCGGCATCTTCGGTGCCCCGGTCAACGTGCCCACCTCGTCCCTCCTCATCGGCTCCGGCTGGACCGCGTGCACGGCTGCGAACGCCGGCGTCAAGCTGTCCATCTCCACCGCCCCGGACGTCTCAGCCGTGCCCAAGACCGGGATCACGGTCAGCAACGGCAACGATCTCTACGTCGTCCTGCCGACCGCAGGCACCGGGCGGCCCGGCGCACCCGACCCGGGCGCCTACGTCTACCCCGTGCCCGCCCAGGGCTCGTACGGCGACCAGACCGACAACCTCCTGAGCGCGATCCACGTGCAGACCACCGGCGACGCGATCCCGGTCAGCCGCGACTGGATCAGCCTCTTCCCGACGGGTGCCCCGCTGGACTGGAGCAGCTTCGGGATCAAGGACTTCGGGAAGAAGCCGACGTACGCCAACAGCGACGACACCGGCCTCCTCGCCGACAAGTCCGTCGGGGACCTGCTCGTGGCGGGTGACCAGCAGCTGCTGCTCACCGACACCGGTCCGCGACAGCTCTCGGACTTCGCCGCCCTCGTCTACCGCAACGTGGTCGCCCCGAGCAACGCCGTCGTGACGCCGATTGACGTGGACGCCCCTCCTCGCGTCAGCCGCGAGGCGGACCGCGACCAGGATGCCCACTGGCCCGACGAGCCGCCGGACTTCTCCATCGACGAACCGTGCGCGCAGCTGACCTCGGAGCACGGGTCGGCGCCGATCGTGCAGCTGACGGCACCGGGACCGGAGTCCGGCGCGGCGGACGTGCCGGAGGGCAAGAAGGAGCCGGTGGTCGCTCCCGGCCGCGGCGCCTACGTGCTGTCCGGCGGCTGGGCCGACACCGACCACGGTTCGCCGTTCGTCATCGACTCGAAGGGACGGGCCAACCCGATCGTGGGTGACGACGCCCCCGAGTTCCTCGGCTACGGCAGCTACCCCGTGGCGGTGGTGCCTGACACCTGGGTGAAGCTCTTCGGCTGCGGGGTCAACCTCTCCCGCGATGCCGCCCTGTCCCCGCCGGGTGATGTGGAAAGCTCCCGATGCGGCTGA